A genomic stretch from Pseudoliparis swirei isolate HS2019 ecotype Mariana Trench chromosome 18, NWPU_hadal_v1, whole genome shotgun sequence includes:
- the pa2g4a gene encoding proliferation-associated protein 2G4a isoform X1: MSDDEPEQTIAEDLVVTKYKMSGDIANQALRLVVETAVPGVSVLSLCVKGDAYIMAETGKVFKKEKEMKKGIAFPTSVSVNNCVCHFSPLKSDQDSALKDGDLVKIDLGVHVDGFIANVAHSFVVGASKENPVTGRKADVIKAAHLCAEAALRLVKPGNKNTQVTEAWNKIAQSFKCSPIEGMLSHQLKQHVIDGEKTIIQNPTDQQRKDHEKAEFEVHEVYAVDVLISTGEGKARDAGLRTTIYKRDPSKQYGLKMKTSRTFFSEVDRRFDAMPFTLRAFEDEARARLGVVECAKHELIQPFSVLHEKEGECVAQFKFTVLLMANGSHRITSGPLEPELYKSEHEVQDAELRTLLQSSASRKTQKKKKKKASKTAEDAIGQPTDDTEAVQ, from the exons ATGTCCGACGACGAACCAGAGCAGACTATAGCTGAGGACCTGGTGGTCACCAAGTACAAGATGAGTGGTGACATCGCCAACC AGGCTCTCCGTCTGGTTGTGGAAACAGCCGTTCCCGGGGTGTCGGTGCTCAGCCTCTGTGTGAAGGGGGATGCCTACATCATGGCTGAGACTGGAAAGGTCTTCAAAAAGGAGAAGGAAATGAAGAAAG GCATTGCCTTTCCCACCAGCGTCTCAGTTAATAACTGTGTTTGCCACTTCTCTCCCCTGAAGAGTGACCAGGACTCCGCACTTAAAGATGGAGATCTGGTCAAAAT TGATCTAGGAGTTCACGTTGACGGCTTCATTGCCAATGTTGCTCACAGCTTTGTCGTGGGAGCCAGTAAG GAGAACCCCGTTACAGGCCGTAAAGCTGACGTCATCAAAGCGGCTCATCTTTGTGCGGAAGCAGCTCTTCGCCTCGTTAAACCTGGGAACAAG AACACTCAAGTGACAGAAGCCTGGAACAAGATTGCTCAGTCTTTCAAATGCTCACCGATAGAGG GTATGCTGTCTCATCAGCTAAAGCAACATGTCATAGATGGAGAGAAGACGATCATTCAGAACCCAACAGATCAGCAACG GAAGGACCATGAGAAGGCAGAGTTCGAGGTACATGAAGTATATGCTGTGGACGTTTTGATAAGCACTGGAGAAGGAAAG GCCAGAGATGCTGGTCTGAGGACCACCATTTATAAGAGGGACCCCAGTAAGCAATACGGCTTGAAGATGAAAACTTCCCGTACGTTCTTCAGCGAAGTTGACCGGCGCTTTGATGCCATGCCTTTTACTCTCCG TGCGTTCGAGGATGAGGCCAGAGCCCGTCTGGGTGTGGTGGAGTGTGCAAAACATGAATTGATACAGCCCTTCAGCGTGCTACATGAGAAAGAGG GAGAGTGTGTAGCTCAGTTTAAGTTCACAGTGTTGCTGATGGCCAACGGGTCTCACAGAATCACCAGCGGACCCTTAGAGCCAGAGCTCTACAAGTCAGAGCATGAAGTCCAGGATGCAGAGCTACGG ACTTTACTACAGAGCTCTGCAAGCCGTAAaacacagaagaaaaagaaaaagaag GCCTCAAAGACAGCAGAAGATGCGATTGGACAGCCAACCGACGACACAGAAGCCGTACAATGA
- the pa2g4a gene encoding proliferation-associated protein 2G4a isoform X2, producing the protein MAETGKVFKKEKEMKKGIAFPTSVSVNNCVCHFSPLKSDQDSALKDGDLVKIDLGVHVDGFIANVAHSFVVGASKENPVTGRKADVIKAAHLCAEAALRLVKPGNKNTQVTEAWNKIAQSFKCSPIEGMLSHQLKQHVIDGEKTIIQNPTDQQRKDHEKAEFEVHEVYAVDVLISTGEGKARDAGLRTTIYKRDPSKQYGLKMKTSRTFFSEVDRRFDAMPFTLRAFEDEARARLGVVECAKHELIQPFSVLHEKEGECVAQFKFTVLLMANGSHRITSGPLEPELYKSEHEVQDAELRTLLQSSASRKTQKKKKKKASKTAEDAIGQPTDDTEAVQ; encoded by the exons ATGGCTGAGACTGGAAAGGTCTTCAAAAAGGAGAAGGAAATGAAGAAAG GCATTGCCTTTCCCACCAGCGTCTCAGTTAATAACTGTGTTTGCCACTTCTCTCCCCTGAAGAGTGACCAGGACTCCGCACTTAAAGATGGAGATCTGGTCAAAAT TGATCTAGGAGTTCACGTTGACGGCTTCATTGCCAATGTTGCTCACAGCTTTGTCGTGGGAGCCAGTAAG GAGAACCCCGTTACAGGCCGTAAAGCTGACGTCATCAAAGCGGCTCATCTTTGTGCGGAAGCAGCTCTTCGCCTCGTTAAACCTGGGAACAAG AACACTCAAGTGACAGAAGCCTGGAACAAGATTGCTCAGTCTTTCAAATGCTCACCGATAGAGG GTATGCTGTCTCATCAGCTAAAGCAACATGTCATAGATGGAGAGAAGACGATCATTCAGAACCCAACAGATCAGCAACG GAAGGACCATGAGAAGGCAGAGTTCGAGGTACATGAAGTATATGCTGTGGACGTTTTGATAAGCACTGGAGAAGGAAAG GCCAGAGATGCTGGTCTGAGGACCACCATTTATAAGAGGGACCCCAGTAAGCAATACGGCTTGAAGATGAAAACTTCCCGTACGTTCTTCAGCGAAGTTGACCGGCGCTTTGATGCCATGCCTTTTACTCTCCG TGCGTTCGAGGATGAGGCCAGAGCCCGTCTGGGTGTGGTGGAGTGTGCAAAACATGAATTGATACAGCCCTTCAGCGTGCTACATGAGAAAGAGG GAGAGTGTGTAGCTCAGTTTAAGTTCACAGTGTTGCTGATGGCCAACGGGTCTCACAGAATCACCAGCGGACCCTTAGAGCCAGAGCTCTACAAGTCAGAGCATGAAGTCCAGGATGCAGAGCTACGG ACTTTACTACAGAGCTCTGCAAGCCGTAAaacacagaagaaaaagaaaaagaag GCCTCAAAGACAGCAGAAGATGCGATTGGACAGCCAACCGACGACACAGAAGCCGTACAATGA
- the erbb3a gene encoding receptor tyrosine-protein kinase erbB-3a translates to MTALMRKVQQVLCVLLPCALQLCSAQTQGVVICSGTNNGLSTTGNSEIQYNLMVEMYSGCEIVMGNLEITMMDHTRDFSFLQSIREVTGYILFAVNEFSRLPLDHLRVIRGTTLVDDQYALAVMVNYQKEGQHGLQELGLTRLTEILEGGVKIIQNKYLSYAPQINWLDIMKDGTAHIMIEDNGPEKPCNEACEELPCWGPENDTCQILTKTVCAPQCNSRCFGRNPSECCHIECAGGCTRPLDTNCFACRNFNNSGACVPLCPQTLIYNKHTFKLEPNPNAKYQYGSICVAQCPSNFVVDGSSCVSNCPSDKMEVEKNGVKRCEPCGGLCPKACQGTKEGTTRQTVDALNIDSFVNCTKIKGSLHFLVTGIKGDDYNNVPALDPEKLKIFNTVREITDILSIQSWPENLSDLSVFSNLQTILGRKLYTGVTSGRGYSLLVMKIRSLTSLGLRSLRKINDGGVYVTGNQELCYHDTVNWTRILTSGSRQQRRHKHIDVKENRPRDQCVREGHVCDPLCSSDGCWGPGPNQCLSCKKYSRVGTCVPDCMFLTGKRREFATQSGECKPCHPECKVQEGKQTCTGPGADQCVACASLQDGPHCVSLCPDGVMGGEEVIFKYPNKQGSCEPCHINCTQGCYGPGIGDCEGSSPYLSGQATTAIVLGVIALLFVLLSVFMLTVLYRRGLAIRRKRAMRRYMESGESFEPLDPGEKGSKVHARILKTTELRQIKLLGNGVFGSVHKGIWIPEGDTVKLPVAIKTIHDRNKRQTFYELTDHMMAIGSMDHINVVRTLGICPGASLQIVSQLSGQGSLLEHIRNCKNKLSPQRLLNWCVQIAKGMYYLEEKRMVHRNLAARNVLLKNNYTAQISDYGIADLLYPDDKKYFYNEVKTPIKWMALESILFRRYTHQSDVWSYGVTVWEMMSNGAEPYTTMRPQDVPDLLEKGERLSQPQICTIDVYMVMVKCWMIDENVRPTFKELANEFTRMARDPPRYLVIKEDCNQQDSAPDELAQRSADLDDLDDLNIDLEGQGEEGVLDGMTRAPHYLSQARSLSRLSRMDTHRVIISTSNVVGYLPMTPGVDNPGQATWQSRSRLNSARTVSESSEGCGTAVELEMSEDFSLTGSLKRRRQREDSAYMSQRDSLSGGPPETPSPEMEEEDQNGYVLPGESPERDTLLFSSRGGHGRMSKSHSSGLLDDPDEEEYEYMNKQACVTAVSPRHSSHWLKPKKKRTSSVSSQATACSGDTTSSVWVRGGHTKSNHNSDSEQLGSNGVEYEYMDIRGNEKDESPDTPPSTETGREVEEERKEEEEKEKEKEEEVEYVEDSDYHYTNRQPKLRQALQDRKELKVEGRDEDEDEDEDEAYEYEDMDSFVAMRPGDAVVYHNLQRKGDGAVGDTEAHRSGFEPLVKVRAGVGVGEPAAGDRSFDNPDYWHSRMFLKPNAVPT, encoded by the exons TCTATCAGGGAGGTGACAGGCTACATCCTGTTCGCTGTCAACGAGTTCAGCCGGCTGCCTCTGGATCACCTGCGTGTCATCAGAGGCACCACGCTGGTTGATGACCAGTACGCTTTGGCTGTGATGGTCAACTACCAGAAAGAGGGGCAGCACGGCCTGCAAGAGCTGGGTCTCACACGCCTCACAG AGATACTGGAGGGAGGAGTCAAGATCATCCAGAATAAGTACCTGAGCTACGCACCGCAGATAAACTGGCTGGACATCATGAAGGATGGAACAGCTCATATCATGATCGAGGACAATGGGCCTGAAA AGCCCTGTAACGAAGCATGTGAAGAACTTCCATGTTGGGGTCCAGAAAATGACACGTGCCAGATCT TGACAAAGACGGTGTGCGCCCCTCAATGTAACAGCCGATGCTTTGGTAGAAACCCAAGCGAGTGTTGTCACATTGAGTGTGCCGGAGGCTGCACTCGCCCCCTGGATACTAACTGCTTT GCTTGCAGGAACTTCAACAACTCGGGCGCCTGCGTGCCTCTGTGTCCCCAGACACTCATCTACAACAAGCACACATTCAAACTGGAGCCCAATCCCAATGCCAAATACCAGTATGGCTCCATTTGTGTGGCCCAGTGCCCTT ctaaCTTTGTGGTGGACGGAAGCTCCTGTGTAAGCAATTGTCCATCTGATAAAATGGAGGTGGAGAAAAACGGAGTGAAGAGATGTGAACCTTGTGGAGGCCTCTGTCCTAAAG CTTGCCAAGGCACAAAAGAAGGGACCACTAGACAGACAGTAGATGCTCTCAACATCGACAGTTTTGTAAACTGCACGAAGATCAAGGGCAGTCTGCATTTCCTGGTGACTGGGATCAAAGG TGATGATTACAACAATGTACCAGCCCTTGATCCAGAGAAACTAAAAATCTTCAACACTGTTCGGGAGATTACGG ACATCCTCAGCATCCAGTCGTGGCCTGAAAACCTGTCTGACCTGTCAGTCTTCTCCAACCTCCAAACAATTCTCGGCAGAAAACTTTACAC AGGAGTGACCTCTGGAAG GGGCTACTCTCTTCTGGTGATGAAGATCCGCTCGTTGACCTCGCTGGGGCTACGCTCGCTGCGAAAAATAAACGATGGAGGCGTCTACGTCACAGGAAACCAGGAGCTCTGCTACCATGACACCGTCAACTGGACGCGTATCCTGACCAGCGGCTCTCGCCAACAGCGACGCCACAAGCACATCGACGTCAAGGAAAACAGACCAAGAGATCAGTGTG TTCGTGAGGGCCATGTGTGTGACCCCCTGTGCTCCTCTGATGGCTGCTGGGGCCCGGGGCCAAACCAGTGTCTGTCCTGTAAGAAGTACAGCAGAGTAGGAACGTGCGTGCCAGATTGCATGTTCTTAACTGG GAAGAGGCGAGAGTTTGCTACTCAATCAGGGGAGTGTAAGCCATGCCATCCTGAGTGTAAGGTCCAGGAGGGGAAGCAGACCTGCACAGGCCCG GGGGCGGATCAGTGTGTTGCATGCGCCAGCCTGCAGGACGGTCCAcactgtgtctccttgtgtcctgaCGGcgtgatgggaggagaggaagtgatcTTTAAATACCCCAACAAGCAGGGCAGCTGTGAACCATGCCACATCAACTGCACCCAAGG GTGCTACGGCCCAGGAATTGGAGACTGTGAGGGGTCTTCCCCGTACCTTTCTGG ACAAGCGACCACAGCCATCGTCCTGGGAGTGATTGcccttctctttgttttgttgtctgtTTTCATGCTAACTGTTCTGTATCGACGAGGTCTTGCCATCCGTCGCAAGCGAGCCATGAGGAGATACATGGAGAGCGGAGAG AGTTTTGAACCTCTGGATCCTGGAGAGAAAGGGTCTAAAGTCCATGCTCGGATCCTGAAGACCACTGAGCTCCGTCAGATCAAGCTACTGGGTAACGGAGTCTTTGGATCAGTCCATAAG GGCATTTGGATCCCTGAGGGTGATACAGTGAAGCTTCCTGTGGCCATAAAGACGATTCATGATCGCAACAAACGGCAGACCTTCTATGAGCTGACAGAT CACATGATGGCCATTGGAAGCATGGACCACATTAACGTAGTCAGGACACTGGGTATCTGTCCTGGTGCCAGCCTGCAGATCGTCTCCCAGCTCAGCGGTCAGGGCTCCCTGCTGGAGCACATCAGGAACTGCAAAAACAAACTCAGCCCACAAAGGCTGCTCAACTGGTGTGTTCAAATTGCAAAG GGGATGTATTACCTGGAGGAGAAAAGGATGGTCCACAGAAACCTGGCCGCGAGAAATGTGCTCCTGAAGAATAATTACACAGCACAGATCTCCGATTACGGCATTGCAGACCTACTTTACCCTGATGACAAGAAGTACTTTTACAATGAGGTCAAG ACACCGATCAAATGGATGGCCTTAGAGAGCATCTTGTTTCGCAGATACACACATCAGAGCGATGTCTGGAGTTACG GTGTGACAGTTTGGGAGATGATGTCCAATGGGGCAGAGCCGTACACTACAATGCGTCCACAGGACGTTCCTGATTTATTAGAAAAGGGCGAGCGTCTGTCCCAGCCTCAAATTTGCACCATTGATGTCTACATGGTCATGGTCAAGT gtTGGATGATTGATGAGAATGTCCGTCCAACATTCAAAGAGCTGGCAAATGAATTTACTCGAATGGCCAGAGACCCACCTCGCTACCTGGTGATCAAA GAGGACTGCAACCAACAGGACTCAGCCCCGGATGAACTCGCCCAGCGGAGTGCAGACCTGGACGACCTGGATGATCTAAACATTGATCTGGAGGGccaaggggaggagggggtgctAGATGGGATGACTCGAGCCCCTCACTACTTGTCTCAAGCCAGGAGCCTCAGtcgcctctccaggatggacactcACAGA GTGATTATTTCTACATCGAACGTGGTGGGTTACCTGCCTATGACCCCAGGTGTTGACAACCCAGGACAG GCCACGTGGCAGTCACGCTCTCGGCTAAATTCAGCACGCACTGTGTCTGAGAGCTCGGAGGGCTGCGGTACAGCAGTGGAGCTGGAGATGAGTGAGGACTTTTCTCTGACAGGTAGCCTGAAGAGGCGACGTCAACGTGAGGACAGTGCTTACATGTCACAGAGGGACAGCTTATCTGGCGGGCCACCAGAGACTCCATCaccagagatggaggaagaggaccaAAATGGATATGTGCTTCCTGGAGAAAGCCCAGAGAGAG atACCCTACTTTTTTCATCTCGAGGCGGTCATGGCAGGATGAGCAAGTCTCATTCCTCAGGCCTCCTGGATGACCCGGATGAAGAAGAATATGAGTATATGAACAAGCAGGCATGTGTAACAGCTGTCTCGCCCAGGCACAGCAGCCACTGGCTGAAGCCGAAAAAGAAGCGAACCTCTTCTGTTTCGTCACAAGCGACGGCGTGCTCAGGTGACACCACATCGTCCGTGTGGGTCAGGGGAGGTCACACAAAAAGCAATCACAACTCCGATTCAGAGCAGCTGGGATCTAATGGAGTTGaatatgaatacatggacatcaGAGGTAATGAAAAAGACGAAAGCCCTGACACTCCTCCTTCGACAGAGACGGGCAGAGAGGTTGAGGAGGAgcggaaagaggaagaggagaaagaaaaggaaaaagaagaggaagttgAATATGTGGAAGACAGTGACTATCAttacacaaacagacagccgAAGCTGCGTCAAGCTCTTCAAGACAGGAAGGAGCTGAAGGTCGAGGGAAGggatgaggacgaggacgaagacgaagacgagGCGTATGAGTATGAAGACATGGACTCCTTTGTTGCCATGCGGCCTGGAGATGCGGTGGTGTACCACAACCTGCAGAGAAAAGGGGATGGAGCAGTAGGGGACACGGAGGCACATCGATCTGGGTTTGAACCCTTGGTAAAAGTGCGAGCTGGAGTTGGGGTTGGGGAACCTGCAGCTGGCGACAGATCTTTTGACAATCCAGACTACTGGCACAGCAGGATGTTTCTGAAACCCAACGCAGTGCCGACATGA